CGCAGTTACATTCCCTGTAGCTATTGCCCATATTACATTTTAGCTGCCAATTTATAACCACAATTGGCAACTATACTCATCCCAGGCTCTTATTTAGCAGTTGCCTCTAGCTCTTGCCTTGACAAAACTCGCGGCTGCATCTTCAGAATCTCGCGGGTTTGCGCTGGCGTTGCTACTTCTCGCCCCAGTGTATGCGCCATCTTTGCAACCTTGTCCACTAACTCCCCATTGTGCGGCTTGCCAAAGCGAAGATAGGGATCGTCTCCCAGTCCAATACCGACGTGTCCGCCAAGGGTAATTGCCCAGGCTGCCAAATTCATCACATCCCCGTTCCAACACATCACTAGCCAAGGAGCGCCTGCGGGAATAGAATCTATTACCGCCTGTAAATTAGGAAGTGTTGGCAGAATGCCACTAGGCATGATCTCTCCCGTGAAAACAAATTCCCAAAAAGTATTTTCTGATAGAAGCCCCATTTCTTGAAAGCAGCGTGCTGTACGAATTTGTCCCACATCCCAACATACTGTACTCACAAAGATGCTGTTTTCTTTGAGTATCTTCAACACTTCCTGCATATAAGCACGAGAGCTAATGTGTACTTGGTCGGATGTTTGAAATTGCTTTGTCTGTGGGTTCCAGAAGTCTATATTCAGTGAGCCAAACTCTAAAGGAACCATATCAATTCCCAATGCTGGATCATTATTCGCGGCTAATATATGCTTGACGCGATCGCTAACATGGCTTTCTTTAGAAACGTAGTTCAATGTAGGATTAATAATCAAATCAGTCTTGTCGCGGATTCCTTCAATAGCTTCCAAATATACTTCAACGTCACTAATCCACTGACCATTAACTGGGTCACGCCCATGCCAATGGAAGATTGATGCTCCCGCTTCCCAAGCACGAACAGCTTCTTGAATAATCTCTTTTGGACTGTATGGGCAATTGGGATTATCTTTGCGGTAATCTGAATCGTTGCAGCGACACTCAATAATAAGTGGTAATTGATCATTCATTATCTTTCTCCTAAAGTAGCCGTCATCAACTGCGTATACCAGAACACATGAAAATGGGTATTGGGGATGTCAATCTAACTTCTTTTTAAATACCTTCCTGTAGGCGAACCAATAACTTGTCCATTTTCATAAATCAAATTTCCCCGTAAAAACGTACTCTTAACCCTTCCCGTTAATTCCATCCCCTCAAAAGGGGTGTAACCTTGCTGAGACTCCGACTCAGCCGCACGTACTACAAAACTTTCATGAGGATCTACTAACACCAAATCAGCATCATAACCGATCGCAATATCCCCTTTTGTTAACAAACCAAACCGCCGTGATGGTTTCCAAGATAGTAACTTCGCCATCTGACTATACGACATTCCTCGCTTACTGCCTTCACTCAATACCCCAGAAAGTAAATATTCAGTCCCACCAAAACCAGACTTGGCTAACCATATATTATTCGGGTCTTTTCCACTTCTTTTCTGTTCCGCAGAACAGCAAGCATGGTCACTAACTATCCAATCTATTTGATTATTAAGTACCGCTTGCCATAAGTATTCCACATCAGCACGGGGACGAATTGGTGGATTGACTTTTGCCCAAGTACCATTAGGTGTATCAACATCTAATAATAAGTGTCCGACTGTTACCTCTCGCCGGAACTTGATATGAGGAAAAGCAGTTTGCATCGTCAAAGCTGCTTCTATGGCTTTACGCGAACTCAGGTGCAGTAAATTGATATTTGCACAGTTAGTCTCATGTGCCAAATAGGAAGCAATAGAAATTGCTAACCCTTCCGAATGAGGAGGACGCGCAGCACTGTAGGCTGGCAATCCCGTTAAACTAGAATCATTTTGGACAATTTTTGTATAGGCGTTGAGGATTTCTGCAACTTCGCAATGCAAACTCAAGCTAATATAATCTCGCGCCTCTGGATGTTCTGCCATCAAGCGGGTTATACCGCGCATAATAAACTCAAAATGGGCAAAGTCGTAACGTTCCTCTTTATTAATCATTAAAAAGAGGTTTTGCTGGTCTGATAAACCATGCAAACCATAGCCGCCGTAAAACATGAAGATTTTAAAGGAAGTTACCCCATATTCACTAAATAATAGCGGTATTTCTTCGATGTGTTGACTAGATATAGGTGCGATGTGGTAACTGTAATCTACAAAAAAATTACCTGCGGATAATGCTAAGACTTCGGGGAAAAAGTCGCGGTAGGAACCACCTTTATTCAGATAATATTGTCCTGTACGAATGTAGTTGAGACTAGTTGTTACTCCCCCCATTGCCGCAGCTTTGCTTTCTGTGGCTGCATCTTGATCTAGAGGTTGATAAATACCTATGTGCATATGGGCATCTACAAGCCCAGGAAAGCCTAGTAAGTTTTTGGCATCAATGATTTCTATACCTTGATCTGGACTAATATTAGGAGCTATCTGAGCAAATTTTCCATCTTTAATGCCTAAGTCACATAGTTCAACCGCATCATTATGGGGGCTGACAACCCGCACATTTTTGATGATTTTATCTAACACTGGAGGTTCAGTCATAGTAGACCCCACACTAAAATGAGTATAGAGTTAGTTCTCAGTCGGTAGGAATAAATTTAACTATGTCAAGCAATGTAAAATTATTGTCATAGTATGTAGTGAGGACTTTAGTCCTTCTTTCTGAATGAGCTGTTCCACATCGTACTAGAAGTTAAAATAAATTACTTAAGTATGTAACAGTTTTTTATGCAATTATCTTCAGGAGGAGAAACAATGACCAATTTTAATGAGTATCATCTAAATCCCCAAGAGTTTGATTTTCTTAAAAATTTTCAAGATAATTGGCAGATAATTAGAGACGAGTTTACTAGCTTTAGGCAGCAAGCATCTGAGGAGGAGTTAAAGTTTGCCTATGATGTTTTAGGCCCTAAAAGTAAAACTATAAAAACTAAAGGAAATTCTAAATACAGTGCTTTTGGACTTTTATTTCAAGGTTTATTTATTGAAGAATATATTCAATTGCATCAAATAGAATATCCAGATTATGAGACAGGGGTAGCTTCAGAAAAAGCACTAGCTTTAAGAAATAAATATTTTCCTAATTTGGCTAAGGTAATAGAAAAAGTCAACTCTCTTAATGAAAATATTATCAGAAACGTTTATTATGGTACATTTCTTCCTGGATTAGACATTAAACTTCATGTCAACTATAATCCTCACATGAATCGCGGTTATTTAGGATTAATTGTACCAGAGGGGGATGTGGCAATGAAAATATGCCATGACAAGCTTTATTGGCATGAAGGAGAGTTTCTGATTTTAGATCACAGTTATCCACATTGTCCGCATAATTACACTAATTACGATCGCACTGTCTTAGTCGTGGACTTTTTTAAACCTGATCAGCATAGAGAGGATGTTATAAAATTCGAGCAGGAACAAGTTGCCCAACGTATGCAGGATAATCCTTATAGCTTGGGTGTTTTTGGTAAGAGTGATAAGGCTAAGGAAGAGGATTTTATTAAGTACGGTTTAGCTCATCAGTTAGAGTGGGATAAGGCTTTGTCAAGTTGAATCTTTTTTCAACGCGGAGGTACGCGGAGGTTAGCGCAGAGGAACGCAGAGAATTTTTTAATGAAAAGAGAAAGTTATAAAAAGTTAGTAGCAAAGCAGATTAATCAAGATTTTAAGTCTGCTGTGGAAGTTGTGGAAGTTTCTATTCCTCAGCTTGAGGTAGGCCAGATTTTAATAGAAAATAAGTTTGCGGGTATTAATGGCGGGTTCGATACGTTAGTTTGTCGTGGCGATATTCCTTACTTTAGCTTAAATCCTCCCTTTGATTTGGGGGTGGAAGCTGTGGGAATTGTTGTGGATAAGGGTGCAGATGTTAAGGATTTTGAAATAGGTGATGCTGTTGTTACTACGAGAGTTGGTGGGGGTTATCGAGAATATCAGGTTATTGATGCGAATTTAGGAGTGAAGGTGCGGGAGGCTACGCCAGAGGTATTAACTTTAATGCCTACTGGGGTGTCGGCTTTGGTGGCGTTGGAACAAGCGGGGGAGATGAAGAGTAATGAGGTGGTTCTGGTAACAGCTGCTGCTGGGGGAACTGGCCATATTGCGGTGCAGTTAGCTAAGTTAGCAGGAAATCATGTGCTTGGGACTTGTAGTTCCCCAGAAAAGGTGAGGTTATTACAAGAATTAGGATGCGATCGCATCATTAACTATCGTACAGAAAACCTTGATCAAGTCCTCAAACAAGAATACCCCAAAGGCATTAATTTAATTTTTGAATGTGTGGGTAAACAAGTTTTTGATACCTGCGTTGATAATTTAGCTATTCACGGACGTTTAGTTAGCATCGGTCATATTTCCGAATATGGGAAAAATGTAGAACAGGTAACTCAAGCGCGAATTTATCACCAACTTATGTGGAAAGCCGCTTCCGTGAGAGGATTTTTGACACCGTATTATCAAGAATATATCCCAGAAGCAAGCGATCGCCTTTTAAATCTTTTCTATAATGGCAAACTCCAGGTTAGCGTTGATCCCACCGAGTTCAACGGCATAGAATCCATCCCTACAGCAGTAGAATATTTACTTAGTGGTCGTAATTGCGGCAAAGTCGTTGTTAGGTTTTAAACGTTAATGATGACACCAAATTCAGAAAACACTTTAAAAGTTGCTCATCAAGGATTTGAATATTTTACTCAAGGTTTAGCTACAGGAGAATGGCAAAAATTTCTTGATATGCTAACAGAAGACTTTACCTTCTGGTTTCCAATGGGAAAGTTCCACGGCTTGAATGTAGGGAAAGAACGCGCCAAAGAATTTTTTACTTATGTTTCTGATTCTTTCCAACCTGGAATACAAATAACATCTCTAGACCGCGTTACTAACAATGAAACGACGGTAGTATTTGAGTTTAGAGATGAAGGACTATTATTAGGAAACCCTTATAAAAATCGGGTAGCTGTTTCTTTTGATGTGCGTGGTGACAAAATCTGTAGTTATCGAGAATACTTTGGTAGCGATGGTAAATCAAATTAGGCTGATACTAATTTTATATGAGGTTGCACATAATATAAATAAAATCCATTGATTTATCGGCGTTTATCGGTGTGCATCTGCGTTCAATATTATTTCCTTATGGCCTCAAGCTGTTGGTGGCGCAAACTGAGCAAATAACTCCGCACCAGTCATATTCTCTGTGTCATTGGCAAAGCAATAATATGTAGGTTTTTCATCAATAAATACCTGATGAGTAAAAACAAAATCTTGCTGCTGCTCAAATAAACCGACAGGAATATAATACTGATTATTAGCTTTCAATCTATAAAATAAATGAGTACCGCATTGATTACAAAAGCCACGTTCAGCCCATTCAGATGAATTAAATATAGTGATGTTTTCTCTACCTTCAAACGAAACATCACTACCGCAATTAACTACCAACAAGGGGCCGCCTCCCCATTTTCTACACGTTTGGCAATGGCAACCACCAATATTTTTATTTATCGCCTGAACAGAGATACGAGTTTTTCTACAAAGACAACTTCCGTTGCCTCCATTGTGATCTGACATATCGTTCTCCACCTAAACCTAGCTATTAGATCAAGCCTTTGTTAATATTTACCTTGATATTAGGGACAAGTTATCTTTCTAGTTACATTAGTTAACAACTTTATCAAGTTCTTACAGGTTTAGTTGACACACGAGCTAATTATTTTGCGCTTGATTTGCTTGAAGTTCTGTACACTTTGCCTCTGCGGCTTGATAAGCATCTAGATATTCTTGACCACCGAGCATGACATCGCCATAATATTCATAAGGCGCTTCACCGTAGATAGGCAATGGGTCATCTTCGGGATAATCTTCTTGTGATTCTTCTATAACTGCTTTTAACTTTTTCACACTCAAGCTTTGGGCAACAAAATACCATAGTTCTTCCGGTTTTTTGTGCAGATGGGGTAGGTTGGGATCGACTATACTGTCGCCTATTTCAATCCAACTGTGTTCTCTAGGTTTATATGGCTTCCCTGCACAAACTAGAAAACCTTGGACATAACTTGCTCCCTGTGTTGCTAATGCGGCTTTATAAGCATTATCAAAGGGTTTATTGGCTTTACTTTTGATGCTTTCTGCAATCTTGAGCGAAAGCGTTTCATCCAATGCTTTATTCATTGACAGCCGTTAATGAGAGCGCCGACTACAATATCAATATACATGAAAAAACAACGACGTTTTAGATTTACGCCGTTGTAACAGCATTTCTGGTTACTACAAGAACAAGTTTAGTCTTTTCGGCAGAAACCGAATAATTACGTATTACTATAGCTTGAGAAACATTATGTAGATGTATTTATTAACACAATTGATATGATAATTCACGGTGATTTTTTGATTCGTTCAGTCAAACAGGGAGTATGATAAGTAAAATTTTTACGCCATATTGCCAAAAGAACACTATCTAAAACCTGGATTTTGTGTTTTTTGGTCAATCAGATATGGTATGGCTAACGTAGGAGTCTTTCTATTCTCTCATGAGAGTGATGCCAGAGAGCTTAAGACATATTAAGCTACCTCTAGTTGAAGATGCTGATTATCCTTAAATAAATGATGGATTTTAGCCAAACTCTGAGTAATAAAATAGATGCCATTGTTGATAAATGGGTAGAAGCAGTATGTCAAGATGAGCAAATTGAGGCTACTAAAGAACTAACTTTTAAGGTTGTAAGAGATAGTTTACCTAAAGTTTTAAAAGCTTTAGCAACAGTGCTTTCTGAATCAGAAAAGAGCGACTTACAAACAGTAGTAGATGCGAGTTTAGAACATGGCTTACTACGTGCTGAACAAGGATTTGAACCAGCCGAGATTGCGCGAGAGTATCGTTTACTGCGGATGGTGATTTTTTCCTTTTTAGAAGATGATTTATTAAAGGCATCGCCTGTAGAATTATTAAGGGCTGTCCGCTTAATTGACATGATCATTGATGAAGCGATCGCCCGTTGTTTTAACAGCTATACTCACGGTAGGCTACAAGAGTTAGAACAACTCCAAAGCCAGTTACGCTTGACTAACCAAGAACTGACTCGCTTGGTTCGCGCTAGTAAGGATAGTATGTCTCAGTTGGCGCATGAACTCAAAACCCCTTTAACTTCCATTATTGGTTACACAGATTTATTTTTACGTCAGCATCGCCAAAAACCAGAACTCAAGGATACATATCCCAACCTCGAAAGTATCGAACGAGTTATGAAAAGCGGTAGGTTGATTCTGCGTTTAATTAACGATACTTTGGAAATTTCCCGTTATGATGCTGGTCACTTAGTATTACAACCCACCCCTACAGATGTTAGGCAGTTAATTAATTCAGTTGTCGAGATTATTGAACCACTAGCGCGGAATAAAGAGTTAGATTTAGTGACAGATTGCGATCGCGCTCCCAATCAAGTTACTACAGATCCCTTAAGATTACAGCAAATTCTCACCAATTTACTTAGTAATGCCATTCGCTACACAGAATTGGGTACAGTTCGGTTAGAGTGTTGGCAAGAATCTGAAAAAAACTGGGCTATATCCGTTATCGATACAGGAATAGGAATTGCAGCCGACGCGCAAACGCAAATCTTCCAACCTTATTTTCGTGCAGAAACTGATAAACAAGTACAAGCTTCAGATGGTACAGGTTTAGGGTTAGCAATAGTCCATCGCTTAGTTCAACTATTACAAGGCGACATTAAGCTTGTTTCACAGCCAGGAAAAGGTTCTACATTTACGGTAATTTTGCCATTGGTCATTAGTCACTAGTCATTAGTCATTAGTCCACAGTCAATAGTCATCAGTTTTTCTCCCTCATCTCCCTCATCTCCTTCATCTCCTTCACTCCCCACTCCATGTAAAATAGGTGTGTCTGTAATGAAATAAAAACACCTAACTAGCCAATCTGTATGCTCACAACGGCTGATTTTCTGAAATATACTCAATGGTCTGGTATTGCCACTTTGGTGTTTGCTGCTTTGGCTATACTGGCTTTTCTGTTTAAATGGGGCTTCCGCTATCGGCTAGTGGGAACAACTGGCTTTATGTTGGTGCTGACTACTGGTTTATTTGCACTTTCATTATTCCCTTTGAGTCGGACTGTCATTCCTGGGGCTGTGAAGTACACTCTAGTTTATGATAATGGCTCAAACCAAACTGTAATTTCTCTATCTCCGAAGATTTCCCCAGAGGAAGTAGAAGCGACTTTGTTACAAGCTGCTAGTAATCTTTATTCTTTCGGGCGTTCTGGTGGCAGAGACGATGATAAACTGACAATTCGCGCTCGTACTCTTATTCACCCAGAACCGGGGCTAACAGTACCACTTTACCTTGGAGAAGTTAAGCGATCGCTCACTAACCGCGAAGATGCCCAAATCTCAGTGGAAATATATCCCGAAAAATTTGCCCAACTCCCACAATCAAAAGCTTAACAACAGCCTCCTCTGTGTCTTTGTTGTCAAAGATTCTTAACCACAAAGACATAGAGCGCTTAATTTTATTATGAGGACATAATTTTTTTGTATTTTCATATACAGTATTTGTTATTTTTAGATTAAGATATTATTTACCTAAATTTAATCAAGGTGTTATTCATGGGTGATCAAAAATGGAAATTATACTTAAAAATCCATTCAGTCACTATGAACAGCAATGCTTTTGGTTAATACTCTGACAGTAGTATTGTTAATAAATATACATTTATTCAAAAGTTTGATTGTTCAGAACTTAAGTACGATGGGCAATATTTTGAGATTCTAACCACACCTGTGAATAGGGAGTAAGGGAGTGGGAAGTAGGGGGAGATGAGGGAGAAGAACTATGGACTATGGACTAATGACTAATGACTAATGACTAATGACTAATGACTAATGACTAATGACTAACATCTAAATAAATTCTATTAAGAAATATCAAGGTTTTTGGCACACTAGATGTATATGCCTTACAAATTATCGAATCAAACCTTGTCTACTCAAACTTCTACTTCATTGATCACGCTCACTATTGCCCCTGCAAAAGTGATTCGTGGCGCTAATATATTGCAGACAGCCGTCGCAGAAATTGCCAAATTAGGCACTCGGCCTTTAGTTGTGGCGGGTAATAGCACTGTTGCCATTAGCCAAGAAACTCTACATCCTATTTTAGAAAGCCACAATCTGCATTTTGCTCAATCTTCTTATGGTGCAGATTGTTCTGAAGCTAGTTTAAAAGCTTTGAGAAAGGCAGCTAAAGACCATAAAGCAGATAGCATCATCGGTATTGGTGGCGGTAAAGCTTTAGATACAGCTAAATTAGTTGCCCATCAGTTGCAGCTACCTATCACCACAATTCCCACTTCGGGGGCTACCTGTGCAGCTTGGACTGCCCTATCAAACGTATATTCTGAAGAAGGCGCATTTTTATATGATGTTGCCCTATCTCGGTGTCCTGATTTATTAATACTTGACTACGACCTGATTAAAACTGCACCGCAACATACACTGGTGGCGGGTATTGGGGATGCGATCGCTAAATGGTACGAAGCCTCAGTTAGTAGCGGACATCTAGAACAGACTTTAATTATTGCCGCAGTCCAACAAGCGCGAGTTTTGCGGGATATTTTATTCCAGAAATCAGTTGCAGCTTTGGGAAATCCAGGTAGTGAAGTTTGGCAAGAAGTTGTGGATGCAACTGTTTTACTTGCAGGTGTCATTGGTGGACTTGGTGGGGCGCAGTGTCGGACAGTGGCAGCCCATGCAGTACATAATGGTTTAACCCACATTGCCGGACACACTAGCATTCATGGCGAAAAAGTCGCCTATGGTATTTTAGTGCAACTGCGTCTAGAAGAAATGGTACAAGGCAATCAACTAGCAGCCGCTTCACGCCAACAACTATTAAAGTTTTACGCAGAGATTGGATTGCCGCCAAAATTAGG
Above is a genomic segment from Nostoc sp. MS1 containing:
- a CDS encoding 3-keto-5-aminohexanoate cleavage protein, translating into MNDQLPLIIECRCNDSDYRKDNPNCPYSPKEIIQEAVRAWEAGASIFHWHGRDPVNGQWISDVEVYLEAIEGIRDKTDLIINPTLNYVSKESHVSDRVKHILAANNDPALGIDMVPLEFGSLNIDFWNPQTKQFQTSDQVHISSRAYMQEVLKILKENSIFVSTVCWDVGQIRTARCFQEMGLLSENTFWEFVFTGEIMPSGILPTLPNLQAVIDSIPAGAPWLVMCWNGDVMNLAAWAITLGGHVGIGLGDDPYLRFGKPHNGELVDKVAKMAHTLGREVATPAQTREILKMQPRVLSRQELEATAK
- a CDS encoding dihydroorotase, translated to MTEPPVLDKIIKNVRVVSPHNDAVELCDLGIKDGKFAQIAPNISPDQGIEIIDAKNLLGFPGLVDAHMHIGIYQPLDQDAATESKAAAMGGVTTSLNYIRTGQYYLNKGGSYRDFFPEVLALSAGNFFVDYSYHIAPISSQHIEEIPLLFSEYGVTSFKIFMFYGGYGLHGLSDQQNLFLMINKEERYDFAHFEFIMRGITRLMAEHPEARDYISLSLHCEVAEILNAYTKIVQNDSSLTGLPAYSAARPPHSEGLAISIASYLAHETNCANINLLHLSSRKAIEAALTMQTAFPHIKFRREVTVGHLLLDVDTPNGTWAKVNPPIRPRADVEYLWQAVLNNQIDWIVSDHACCSAEQKRSGKDPNNIWLAKSGFGGTEYLLSGVLSEGSKRGMSYSQMAKLLSWKPSRRFGLLTKGDIAIGYDADLVLVDPHESFVVRAAESESQQGYTPFEGMELTGRVKSTFLRGNLIYENGQVIGSPTGRYLKRS
- a CDS encoding aspartyl/asparaginyl beta-hydroxylase domain-containing protein, coding for MTNFNEYHLNPQEFDFLKNFQDNWQIIRDEFTSFRQQASEEELKFAYDVLGPKSKTIKTKGNSKYSAFGLLFQGLFIEEYIQLHQIEYPDYETGVASEKALALRNKYFPNLAKVIEKVNSLNENIIRNVYYGTFLPGLDIKLHVNYNPHMNRGYLGLIVPEGDVAMKICHDKLYWHEGEFLILDHSYPHCPHNYTNYDRTVLVVDFFKPDQHREDVIKFEQEQVAQRMQDNPYSLGVFGKSDKAKEEDFIKYGLAHQLEWDKALSS
- a CDS encoding zinc-binding dehydrogenase, yielding MKRESYKKLVAKQINQDFKSAVEVVEVSIPQLEVGQILIENKFAGINGGFDTLVCRGDIPYFSLNPPFDLGVEAVGIVVDKGADVKDFEIGDAVVTTRVGGGYREYQVIDANLGVKVREATPEVLTLMPTGVSALVALEQAGEMKSNEVVLVTAAAGGTGHIAVQLAKLAGNHVLGTCSSPEKVRLLQELGCDRIINYRTENLDQVLKQEYPKGINLIFECVGKQVFDTCVDNLAIHGRLVSIGHISEYGKNVEQVTQARIYHQLMWKAASVRGFLTPYYQEYIPEASDRLLNLFYNGKLQVSVDPTEFNGIESIPTAVEYLLSGRNCGKVVVRF
- a CDS encoding nuclear transport factor 2 family protein encodes the protein MTPNSENTLKVAHQGFEYFTQGLATGEWQKFLDMLTEDFTFWFPMGKFHGLNVGKERAKEFFTYVSDSFQPGIQITSLDRVTNNETTVVFEFRDEGLLLGNPYKNRVAVSFDVRGDKICSYREYFGSDGKSN
- a CDS encoding GFA family protein yields the protein MSDHNGGNGSCLCRKTRISVQAINKNIGGCHCQTCRKWGGGPLLVVNCGSDVSFEGRENITIFNSSEWAERGFCNQCGTHLFYRLKANNQYYIPVGLFEQQQDFVFTHQVFIDEKPTYYCFANDTENMTGAELFAQFAPPTA
- a CDS encoding sensor histidine kinase — protein: MDFSQTLSNKIDAIVDKWVEAVCQDEQIEATKELTFKVVRDSLPKVLKALATVLSESEKSDLQTVVDASLEHGLLRAEQGFEPAEIAREYRLLRMVIFSFLEDDLLKASPVELLRAVRLIDMIIDEAIARCFNSYTHGRLQELEQLQSQLRLTNQELTRLVRASKDSMSQLAHELKTPLTSIIGYTDLFLRQHRQKPELKDTYPNLESIERVMKSGRLILRLINDTLEISRYDAGHLVLQPTPTDVRQLINSVVEIIEPLARNKELDLVTDCDRAPNQVTTDPLRLQQILTNLLSNAIRYTELGTVRLECWQESEKNWAISVIDTGIGIAADAQTQIFQPYFRAETDKQVQASDGTGLGLAIVHRLVQLLQGDIKLVSQPGKGSTFTVILPLVISH
- a CDS encoding Ycf51 family protein, yielding MLTTADFLKYTQWSGIATLVFAALAILAFLFKWGFRYRLVGTTGFMLVLTTGLFALSLFPLSRTVIPGAVKYTLVYDNGSNQTVISLSPKISPEEVEATLLQAASNLYSFGRSGGRDDDKLTIRARTLIHPEPGLTVPLYLGEVKRSLTNREDAQISVEIYPEKFAQLPQSKA
- a CDS encoding iron-containing alcohol dehydrogenase family protein; the encoded protein is MPYKLSNQTLSTQTSTSLITLTIAPAKVIRGANILQTAVAEIAKLGTRPLVVAGNSTVAISQETLHPILESHNLHFAQSSYGADCSEASLKALRKAAKDHKADSIIGIGGGKALDTAKLVAHQLQLPITTIPTSGATCAAWTALSNVYSEEGAFLYDVALSRCPDLLILDYDLIKTAPQHTLVAGIGDAIAKWYEASVSSGHLEQTLIIAAVQQARVLRDILFQKSVAALGNPGSEVWQEVVDATVLLAGVIGGLGGAQCRTVAAHAVHNGLTHIAGHTSIHGEKVAYGILVQLRLEEMVQGNQLAAASRQQLLKFYAEIGLPPKLGDLGLGNITLGELQTAAEIALTPQSDIHRLPFKVALEQLMAAMVSTTAPTDSRDSVHRVSTRGISDEVEE